A single genomic interval of Cydia splendana chromosome 10, ilCydSple1.2, whole genome shotgun sequence harbors:
- the LOC134794421 gene encoding uncharacterized protein LOC134794421, whose amino-acid sequence MYGSPIASAGIIYVDKIAETGNCYWVSPWHVNAWRYARDDCYLSFAELLIIDSENERRIVREVLVQNLDIYNRLTDVLWVGISRDYYSYVWSTVEDELLDEGFAPWAVGRPSGHQYRTCGSIRKYDVHYYDDFCFSDIYDTRYYSELHSTHFVCKKRVVSELLRYT is encoded by the exons atGTATGGTTCTCCTATCGCTTCAGCGGGAATAATATACGTGGACAAAATCGCCGAGACGGGCAACTGCTACTGGGTTTCGCCGTGGCATGTGAACGCATGGAGATATGCCAGGGATGACTGCTATCTATCATTCGCGGAACTGCTAATAATCGATAGCGAGAACGAGCGGCGTATTGTGCGCGAAGTGTTGGTGCAG AACTTAGATATTTATAATAGGCTAACTGACGTGCTGTGGGTGGGCATTAGCCGTGACTACTACAGCTACGTGTGGAGCACCGTGGAAG ACGAGTTGCTGGACGAGGGGTTCGCGCCGTGGGCGGTTGGCCGGCCCAGCGGCCACCAGTATCGGACATGTGGCTCCATTCGCAAGTACGACGTCCACTACTATGACGACTTTTGTTTTAGCGATATTTATGATACGCGGTATTATAGCGAACTACATTCTACACATTTCGTCTGCAAGAAGCGCGTGGTCAGCGAGCTCCTGCGGTACACTTGA